A genomic window from Prunus persica cultivar Lovell chromosome G2, Prunus_persica_NCBIv2, whole genome shotgun sequence includes:
- the LOC18784616 gene encoding cyclin-U2-1 isoform X2 has protein sequence MVSSSTSTSLIISPRKLRSDLYSYSYQEDSTTPLVVNVLASLIERSMARNQRIAKSCSSPWYMSKDMKKTRIFECHETPDMTIQSYLERIFRLLITTIMVASKYVEDMNYRNSYFARVGGLTTNELNKLELEFLFLMGFKLHVNVSVFESYCCHLEREVSIGGGYHIESTLRCAEEIKTRQNEERRYNQFAGLLL, from the exons ATGGTTTCGTCATCAACATCAACATCTCTCATAATCTCTCCAAGAAAGCTCAGATCAGATTTGTATTCTTATTCATACCAAGAAGATTCAACTACCCCTCTGGTGGTTAATGTTCTTGCTTCTCTGATTGAGAGAAGCATGGCCAGGAACCAGAGGATTGCCAAGAGTTGCAGCAGCCCTTGGTACATGTCCAAGGACATGAAGAAGACTCGGATTTTTGAGTGCCATGAGACCCCGGACATGACAATCCAATCCTATCTGGAGAGGATTTTCAG GCTTCTCATCACAACTATAATGGTGGCTTCTAAGTATGTTGAAGACAT GAATTACAGAAATTCTTACTTTGCAAGAGTTGGGGGATTGACAACCAATGAATTGAACAAGTTGGAGCTTGAGTTTTTGTTCTTGATGGGGTTCAAATTGCACGTCAATGTGAGTGTGTTTGAGAGCTACTGTTGTCACTTGGAAAGAGAAGTTAGTATTGGGGGAGGCTACCACATAGAGAGCACATTGAGATGTGCAGAAGAAATCAAAACCAGGCAAAATGAAGAGAGAAGATATAACCAGTTTGCTGGTCTTTTGTTATAA
- the LOC18786527 gene encoding zinc finger protein ZAT9: protein MALIVDQQSSFKHFCKICKKGFGCGRALGGHMRAHGIGDEGHIDDDDPPSDWEDKLGGNVPSTNKCMYALRTNPNRLKSCRVCENCGKEFLSWKSFLEHGKCNSSIDAEPLMSSPCSDGEEGASGRRGCGWSKRKRSMRAKVGNFNSHCPSNEEEDLANCLMMLSNATVDPMEAEPEESCASASKEEERREPMNVMAPMSRGVATDNNKAKGVANKGLFECKACKKVFNSHQALGGHRASHKKVKGCFAARLDHLEDSMADDDVITHEEFFPNKPNSTLQFDHGSNTPSAYTSKRKAKVHECSICHRVFSSGQALGGHKRCHWITSNAATDTSTLAKFHEFQESLEQQMMNQRPKFDASSDPLDLKLDLNLPAPADENGGGRRERPNQSSLEVSTDFFLLPWIGTKEEDNPHLHSSHQNDNDNINNDDNNNNNNNTNNNNTSNDFSMQNVVDEADSKVKLAKLSELKDINTSGGSSPWLQVGLGSTTDVGAEP from the coding sequence ATGGCTTTGATTGTGGACCAGCAATCAAGCTTCAAACActtttgtaaaatttgcaaGAAAGGATTTGGGTGTGGTAGAGCGCTAGGAGGGCACATGAGGGCACATGGAATAGGGGATGAAGGTCACATCGACGACGACGATCCTCCGAGTGATTGGGAGGACAAACTCGGCGGCAATGTTCCATCAACCAACAAGTGCATGTATGCCCTAAGAACAAACCCTAATCGCCTAAAGAGCTGCCGGGTTTGTGAGAATTGCGGCAAAGAGTTCTTGTCTTGGAAATCTTTCCTTGAACATGGAAAATGTAATAGCTCCATAGATGCCGAACCCCTCATGTCCTCCCCGTGCTCCGATGGGGAGGAGGGGGCCAGCGGTCGGAGAGGATGTGGGTGGTCGAAAAGGAAGAGATCGATGAGAGCCAAAGTGGGCAATTTCAATTCACACTGCCCATCAAATGAGGAAGAAGACCTTGCGAATTGCTTAATGATGTTGTCCAATGCCACGGTTGATCCTATGGAGGCTGAGCCGGAGGAGTCTTGTGCTTCAGCTagcaaagaagaggaaagaagagaaCCGATGAACGTCATGGCTCCTATGTCACGTGGGGTGGCCACAGACAACAATAAGGCCAAAGGGGTTGCCAACAAAGGCTTGTTTGAGTGCAAAGCATGCAAGAAAGTGTTCAATTCCCACCAAGCCTTGGGAGGTCATAGGGCTAGCCACAAGAAGGTTAAAGGGTGCTTTGCCGCTCGGCTCGATCACCTCGAAGATAGTATGGCCGACGATGATGTCATCACACATGAAGAATTCTTCCCCAATAAACCTAATTCAACCCTACAATTCGACCACGGCTCTAACACCCCGTCAGCCTATACCTCGAAGAGAAAAGCGAAGGTGCACGAATGTTCGATATGCCACCGGGTTTTCTCTTCCGGGCAGGCATTGGGCGGACACAAGAGGTGCCATTGGATCACGTCCAACGCCGCGACAGACACGTCTACATTAGCCAAGTTCCATGAGTTTCAAGAAAGTTTGGAGCAGCAAATGATGAACCAAAGGCCTAAGTTTGATGCTTCTTCGGATCCACTTGATCTGAAGCTTGATCTTAACCTACCAGCTCCGGCAGATGAGAATggtggaggaagaagagaacgTCCCAATCAATCAAGCTTGGAAGTCTCGACAGATTTCTTTTTACTACCATGGATTGGGACAAAAGAGGAGGACAATCCCCATcttcactcctcccaccaaaaCGACAATGACAACATTAACAACGACGACaacaataacaacaacaacaatacaaataataataacactaGTAATGATTTTTCAATGCAGAATGTGGTTGATGAAGCAGACAGTAAGGTGAAGTTAGCAAAGCTAAGTGAACTAAAGGATATCAATACCAGTGGGGGCTCCTCACCATGGTTGCAGGTGGGGCTTGGTTCAACAACTGATGTTGGAGCTGAACCATAA
- the LOC18787730 gene encoding putative expansin-B2, producing MALVLQPSLSMFTLVTLFSILLNLNPSSCFNPKLFSVSRLQSDSDWAAAGATWYGNPDGAGTDGGACGYGNAVENSPFSKMVSAGGPSLFKSGKGCGACYQVKCTTNAACSGNSATVVITDECPGCTSESVHFDLSGTAFGAMAVSGQEGQLRNAGVLQIQYKRVDCNYPGVTLIFRVDSGSNPNYFATLIEYEDGAGDLTEVHLKQSGGDSDSWLLMQESWGAVWKLDSGSALQAPFSIRLTASNGQALVANNVIPAGWQAGQTYRSLVNF from the exons ATGGCTCTTGTTCTTCAACCTTCATTGTCCATGTTTACTCTTGTAACCTTGTTTTCTATTCTTCTGAACCTAAACCCTAGCTCATGCTTCAACCCAAAACTCTTCAGTGTGTCAAGGCTTCAGTCTGACTCTGACTGGGCGGCAGCCGGTGCAACTTGGTATGGAAACCCCGACGGTGCTGGGACTGATG GGGGTGCTTGTGGTTATGGCAATGCTGTAGAAAACTCTCCATTCTCTAAAATGGTGTCTGCTGGAGGCCCTTCTTTATTCAAATCAGGCAAAGGATGTGGAGCTTGTTATCAG GTGAAGTGCACGACGAATGCTGCATGCTCAGGGAACTCGGCGACTGTCGTTATAACCGATGAGTGCCCCGGATGTACTTCAGAGTCGGTTCACTTTGATTTGAGCGGCACTGCGTTTGGAGCCATGGCAGTTTCCGGCCAGGAGGGACAACTACGGAATGCTGGAGTCCTGCAGATTCAATATAAaag AGTGGACTGCAACTATCCTGGAGTGACCCTCATCTTTCGTGTCGACTCGGGTTCAAACCCTAACTATTTTGCTACCCTAATCGAGTATGAAGATGGAGCAGGTGACCTAACTGAAGTTCATCTCAAGCAAAGTGGTGGAGACTCGGACTCATGGCTTCTCATGCAGGAATCTTGGGGTGCTGTTTGGAAACTTGACTCAGGCTCAGCATTGCAAGCCCCATTCTCTATTAGGCTCACTGCAAGCAACGGCCAAGCCCTTGTAGCAAACAATGTCATTCCGGCTGGTTGGCAAGCCGGCCAGACTTATCGATCCCTTGTAAACTTTTAA
- the LOC18785625 gene encoding zinc finger protein ZAT9 has translation MERHKCKLCMRSFSNGRALGGHMRSHMMNLPIPAKPELEEEEEVPPGRNQDQVQLLIDELAESASASSSSSEEEDEHGDEGEEGEEGMFYGLRENPKRSIRLVDPEFSFAVDAGSVVLQDRESETESSKNPTRRRSKRTRKSAMLELHHQYQNHHQKLEALKKIKLKNKVISSSKTDSFEPEPVSSISDATTEEDVAFCLMMLSRDKWKKQDQQHHQQQHQHEQEQDQDDEAERSMEDSDESEEQLVKFPRTRTTRGKYKCETCNKVFKSYQALGGHRASHKKIKASNPNPIYEHELEQENNAGASSVAERKTHECPVCFRVFSSGQALGGHKRSHVTGSAAAAATHVKNLNKLGDNLIDLNLPAPVEDDEISQIELSAVSDAEFVNPIRR, from the coding sequence ATGGAGAGGCATAAGTGTAAGCTTTGCATGAGGAGCTTCTCCAATGGCAGAGCCTTGGGGGGTCACATGAGGTCTCATATGATGAACCTTCCAATTCCTGCAAAACCAGAacttgaggaggaggaagaagtaCCACCAGGTAGGAACCAGGACCAAGTCCAGCTTCTCATTGATGAACTTGCCGAGTCTGCTTcagcttcttcatcttcttctgaagaagaagatgaacatgGGGACGAAGGGGAAGAAGGGGAAGAGGGTATGTTTTATGGGCTCAGAGAGAATCCAAAGAGAAGCATAAGGCTAGTAGATCCTGAGTTTTCTTTTGCTGTGGATGCTGGCTCTGTTGTTCTTCAAGATAGAGAGAGTGAGACTGAGTCGTCTAAGAACCCAACTCGGAGACGATCCAAAAGGACTCGGAAATCCGCCATGTTAGAGCTTCATCATCAATACCAAAACCACCATCAAAAGCTTGaagctttgaagaaaattAAGCTAAAAAACAAAGTCATTAGCAGCAGCAAGACCGATTCTTTCGAGCCCGAACCGGTTAGTTCAATTTCTGATGCCACCACAGAAGAAGATGTTGCCTTTTGCCTCATGATGCTCTCAAGGGACAAATGGAAAAAACAAGACCAACAAcatcatcaacaacaacatcaaCACGAACAAGAACAAGATCAGGACGACGAAGCTGAAAGATCAATGGAGGACAGTGATGAATCCGAGGAACAGCTGGTGAAGTTTCCAAGAACTAGAACTACGCGAGGGAAGTACAAATGCGAAACATGCAACAAAGTGTTTAAATCCTATCAAGCTTTAGGTGGGCACAGGGCCAGCcacaagaaaatcaaagcttCCAATCCTAACCCCATCTATGAACATGAATTGGAGCAAGAAAATAATGCAGGTGCTTCTTCTGTAGCAGAAAGGAAAACCCATGAATGCCCAGTTTGTTTTAGAGTCTTTTCATCTGGTCAAGCTCTTGGTGGGCACAAAAGATCCCATGTGACTGGTTCAGCAGCAGCTGCTGCTACCCATGTGAAAAATTTAAACAAGCTTGGTGACAATTTGATAGATCTTAATCTTCCTGCTCCTGTTGAAGATGATGAGATCAGCCAAATTGAGCTATCTGCAGTTTCTGATGCTGAGTTTGTGAACCCCattagaagatga
- the LOC18784616 gene encoding cyclin-U2-1 isoform X1, producing the protein MVSSSTSTSLIISPRKLRSDLYSYSYQEDSTTPLVVNVLASLIERSMARNQRIAKSCSSPWYMSKDMKKTRIFECHETPDMTIQSYLERIFRYTRAGPSVYVVAYVYIDRFCQNNPGFKINVTNVHRLLITTIMVASKYVEDMNYRNSYFARVGGLTTNELNKLELEFLFLMGFKLHVNVSVFESYCCHLEREVSIGGGYHIESTLRCAEEIKTRQNEERRYNQFAGLLL; encoded by the exons ATGGTTTCGTCATCAACATCAACATCTCTCATAATCTCTCCAAGAAAGCTCAGATCAGATTTGTATTCTTATTCATACCAAGAAGATTCAACTACCCCTCTGGTGGTTAATGTTCTTGCTTCTCTGATTGAGAGAAGCATGGCCAGGAACCAGAGGATTGCCAAGAGTTGCAGCAGCCCTTGGTACATGTCCAAGGACATGAAGAAGACTCGGATTTTTGAGTGCCATGAGACCCCGGACATGACAATCCAATCCTATCTGGAGAGGATTTTCAGGTACACCAGAGCTGGACCTTCTGTGTATGTGGTTGCATATGTTTATATTGATCGGTTTTGCCAGAACAATCCTGGGTTTAAGATCAATGTCACAAATGTTCATAGGCTTCTCATCACAACTATAATGGTGGCTTCTAAGTATGTTGAAGACAT GAATTACAGAAATTCTTACTTTGCAAGAGTTGGGGGATTGACAACCAATGAATTGAACAAGTTGGAGCTTGAGTTTTTGTTCTTGATGGGGTTCAAATTGCACGTCAATGTGAGTGTGTTTGAGAGCTACTGTTGTCACTTGGAAAGAGAAGTTAGTATTGGGGGAGGCTACCACATAGAGAGCACATTGAGATGTGCAGAAGAAATCAAAACCAGGCAAAATGAAGAGAGAAGATATAACCAGTTTGCTGGTCTTTTGTTATAA